A single genomic interval of Spinacia oleracea cultivar Varoflay chromosome 6, BTI_SOV_V1, whole genome shotgun sequence harbors:
- the LOC110786383 gene encoding cyanidin 3-O-galactoside 2''-O-xylosyltransferase FGGT1 codes for MSQNNNNKDKEGGVLNIAFYPWFALGHLTSFLRLANKLAEKGHNISFFLPTKTQSKFASQNHYPNHLKFMPIDIPHVDGLPPWAETTNDVPVSAVSLIMTAMDLTRDTIESHLTLLKPDFVFYDFSYWMPELCRKLGIKSVHYITGFIARYAGLAFSVKEYQNSPGKAHQWPTPPNLPSQIFQMRPHEAKILDPIVKIRLGLKGVSYGEMFCISLRECDAIAVKTCKEMEQIYCEYIENTLQKPVLLAGPVVPKPPSSKLVDHHATWLNGFDAATVIYCALGSECALSLNQFQHLLLGLELTGKPFLTALKPPKEYETVESAFPEGFAERIKGRGIVQGGWVQQQLILQHPSVGCFITHCGAASLSEAMASQCQIVLMPQGVDQFTNAKQMSLELKIGVEVEAKEDDGLFTKEAINKAISLVMEQDSQIGREVMVNHAKWRDFILTEGLEDSYITTFIQSLQHLLPSF; via the exons ATGtctcaaaacaacaacaacaaagacaAAGAGGGGGGTGTTTTGAACATAGCATTTTATCCATGGTTTGCTCTTGGTCACCTTACTTCTTTTCTCCGATTAGCCAACAAACTTGCCGAAAAGGGTCACAATATCTCATTCTTTCTCCCTACTAAAACACAATCAAAATTTGCTTCTCAAAACCACTACCCAAACCACCTTAAATTCATGCCCATCGACATCCCTCATGTCGATGGGCTTCCACCCTGGGCCGAGACGACCAACGATGTACCCGTCTCGGCCGTCTCCCTCATTATGACCGCCATGGACTTGACCCGTGACACTATCGAATCCCACCTCACCCTTCTCAAACCCGACTTTGTTTTTTACGACTTTTCTTATTGGATGCCCGAGTTATGTCGAAAACTCGGGATCAAATCCGTACACTACATCACTGGATTCATAGCAAGATATGCTGGATTAGCTTTCTCTGTTAAAGAATATCAAAATTCTCCAGGAAAGGCTCATCAATGGCCAACACCACCTAATCTTCCATCCCAAATATTCCAAATGCGGCCCCATGAGGCCAAGATTTTGGACCCTATTGTTAAAATTCGATTGGGATTAAAAGGTGTTTCGTATGGGGAAATGTTTTGTATATCGTTACGAGAATGCGATGCTATTGCTGTCAAAACTTGCAAAGAGATGGAACAGATTTACTGTGAGTATATAGAGAACACCTTACAAAAGCCTGTTCTATTAGCAGGTCCTGTAGTCCCCAAACCCCCATCTTCCAAATTAGTCGATCATCATGCCACCTGGCTCAATGGTTTTGATGCTGCAACTGTAATATATTGTGCACTTGGAAGTGAATGTGCTCTTAGCCTTAACCAATTTCAACACCTTCTTCTTGGTCTAGAGCTCACAG GTAAGCCATTTTTAACAGCTTTGAAACCGCCAAAGGAATATGAAACAGTAGAATCAGCTTTTCCAGAAGGATTTGCGGAGAGAATAAAAGGAAGAGGAATCGTCCAAGGGGGTTGGGTACAGCAACAACTTATCTTACAACATCCTTCAGTAGGATGTTTTATAACTCATTGTGGTGCTGCTTCTTTATCAGAAGCTATGGCAAGTCAATGTCAAATAGTGTTAATGCCACAAGGTGTTGACCAGTTTACAAACGCAAAGCAAATGAGCTTAGAGTTAAAGATAGGGGTCGAAGTTGAGGCAAAAGAGGATGATGGTTTATTCACTAAAGAGGCCATTAATAAGGCAATTTCTCTTGTGATGGAACAAGATAGTCAAATTGGGAGAGAAGTCATGGTCAACCATGCTAAATGGAGAGATTTCATTTTAACGGAAGGTTTAGAGGATTCTTATATCACTACCTTCATTCAGAGTTTACAACACTTGCTTCCATCATTCTGA